The Salvelinus alpinus chromosome 21, SLU_Salpinus.1, whole genome shotgun sequence genome has a segment encoding these proteins:
- the LOC139548525 gene encoding uncharacterized protein gives MTEQHGPAPSAVAEQHGPAPSAVAEQHGPAPSPVAEQHGPAPSAVAGKHGPAPSAVAGKHGPAPSAVAGKHGPAPSAVAGNHGPAPSAVAGNHGPAPSPVAEQHGPAPSPVAEQHGPAPSAVAGKHGPAPSAVAGKHGPAPSAVAGKHGPAPSAVAGKHGPAPSAVAGKHGPAPSAVAGKHGPAPSAVAGKHGPAPSAVAGKHGPAPSAVAGKHGPAPSAVAGKHGPAPSAVAGKHGPAPSAVAGKHGPAPSAVAGKHGPAPSAVAGKHGPAPSAVAGKHGPAPSAVTGKHGPAPSAVTGKHGPAPSAVTGKHGPAPSAVTGKHGPAPSAVTGKHGPAPSAVTGKHGPAPSAVTGKHGPAPSAVTGNHGPAPSAVTGNHGPAPSPVAEQHGPAPSTASV, from the coding sequence ATGACAGAGCAACACGGGCCCGCTCCCTCTGCCGTCGCAGAGCAACACGGGCCCGCTCCCTCTGCCGTCGCAGAGCAACACGGGCCCGCTCCCTCTCCCGTCGCAGAGCAACACGGGCCCGCTCCCTCTGCCGTCGCAGGGAAACACGGGCCCGCTCCCTCCGCCGTCGCAGGGAAACACGGGCCCGCTCCCTCCGCCGTCGCAGGGAAACACGGGCCCGCTCCCTCCGCCGTCGCAGGGAATCACGGGCCCGCGCCCTCCGCCGTCGCAGGGAATCACGGGCCCGCTCCCTCCCCCGTCGCAGAGCAACACGGGCCCGCTCCCTCTCCCGTCGCAGAGCAACACGGGCCCGCTCCCTCTGCCGTCGCAGGGAAACACGGGCCCGCTCCCTCTGCCGTCGCAGGGAAACACGGGCCCGCTCCCTCTGCCGTCGCAGGGAAACACGGGCCCGCTCCCTCTGCCGTCGCAGGGAAACACGGGCCCGCTCCCTCTGCCGTCGCAGGGAAACACGGGCCCGCTCCCTCTGCCGTCGCAGGGAAACACGGGCCCGCTCCCTCTGCCGTCGCAGGGAAACACGGGCCCGCTCCCTCTGCCGTCGCAGGGAAACACGGGCCCGCTCCCTCTGCCGTCGCAGGGAAACACGGGCCCGCTCCCTCTGCCGTCGCAGGGAAACACGGGCCCGCTCCCTCTGCCGTCGCAGGGAAACACGGGCCCGCTCCCTCTGCCGTCGCAGGGAAACACGGGCCCGCTCCCTCTGCCGTCGCAGGGAAACACGGGCCCGCTCCCTCTGCCGTCGCAGGGAAACACGGGCCCGCTCCCTCTGCCGTCGCAGGGAAACACGGGCCCGCTCCCTCTGCCGTCACAGGGAAACACGGGCCCGCTCCCTCTGCCGTCACAGGGAAACACGGGCCCGCTCCCTCTGCCGTCACAGGGAAACACGGGCCCGCTCCCTCTGCCGTCACAGGGAAACACGGGCCCGCTCCCTCTGCCGTCACAGGGAAACACGGGCCCGCTCCCTCTGCCGTCACAGGGAAACACGGGCCCGCTCCCTCCGCCGTCACAGGGAAACACGGGCCCGCTCCCTCCGCCGTCACAGGGAATCACGGGCCCGCGCCCTCCGCCGTCACAGGGAATCACGGGCCCGCTCCCTCTCCCGTCGCAGAGCAACACGGGCCCGCTCCCTCTACTGCCTCTGTCTGA